TACCTTCTTCAGCTCGCTTTCGAGCTTGGTGATGCGCTCCTGGATCAGGCGGCGGTCGGCCTCGATCTGGGTCTCGCCGGGGCCGCCCATGAATCCGAAGCCGCCGCGCTGCCGCTCCAGATGGGTCCAGGACCGCACCAGGCGCGAGCGCTGGTAGTTGAGATGCGCCAGCTCGACCTGGAGCGCGCCCTCCTTGGTCTTGGCACGGCGGCCGAAGATTTCGAGGATGAGCCCGGTGCGGTCGAGCACCTTGGCGTGCAATTCCTTCTCGAGATTGCGCTGCTGGATCGGCGCCAATGCGCAATCCATCACCACGAGCTCGACGTCGAGGCTCTTGGCCAGCGCGGCGATCTCCTCGACCTTGCCCTTGCCGATATAGGTCGCGGGCCGGATCTGGCTGATCGGCGCGATGATGGCGTCGGCAATGACGAGGTCGATCGCGCGCGCGAGGCCCGCGGCTTCGTCGAGCCGGGCCTCGGCGTCACGCTGAACATGATTAGGAAGGACATGACCTTCCGATTGCGCGTCGGCACTTCCCGCGCGCGCTCGCAAGTAGGGGCCGATGACAAGCACCCGCCCCGTCTGCTTAGCCCCTGCCGACCGCGGACGGTCGGCATCCCCGTCGAAATTCCGGGGTTCCAATCAGATCACTCTCAAGCCGGCTGATCCTCGCCGCCTTCGAACAACTGAATCGGAGCGCCCGGCATGATGGTCGAGATCGCATGCTTGTAGACGAGCTGCGAATGACCGTCGCGCCGAAGCAGCAAACAGAAATTGTCGAACCAGGTCACGATGCCCTGGAGCTTCACTCCGTTGACCAGAAAGATCGTCAGTGGCGTCTTCGTTTTGCGAACGTGATTAAGGAAGGTGTCCTGTAGGTTTTGTGCGCGGTCTGCCGCCATTGTTTTTTTCTCGCTTTGAGTTTCTTTTTATTGCGCCGGTTGCGCCCCGCTTTTCAAAATATGGGGTCTCATCCGGTTGCCGCTCCTCATGAGATCCCCCTCGGAGGAACAGCGGTTCGATTAGAGGGCAGGACGGGTTATTAGGCAAGCCGCTTCACGCGGCAGACCCCGTCCGTTTTCTCCGAAAAACTACGGAAATAGATGATTTTCCTCGCTAATCTCTAAGGTGTGGCCGCAACGTCGCGCCACCAGAGCCATTACCGACGGAAACTGAAGGGAGGCTCTGGATTCCTGCTTTTGACGCGCCCTCTGTATGCTGACCAGTATCCCGCATCGTCAGCCGACGCCGAGCGCCTTCAACTTCCGGTGCAAGGCCGACCGTTCCATGCCAACGAACTCGGCCGTACGAGAAATATTTCCTGAAAAACGGCTGATCTGTGCAATCAAATAGTCGCGCTCGAACACTTCGCGCGCCTCGCGCAGCGGCAGGCCCATGATGTGCTCGCCATTGTTGCTGGTCGGCATCGCCGGTACCATGGAGCCGACGTCCTGCGGCAGCATGTCGGCGGTGATGATCACCTCAGGGCCGCCCGCGGCCAGAATCATGACCCTCTCAACGTTGTTGCGGAGCTGGCGCACATTGCCGGGCCAGACATGCGATTGCAGCACCGCCATCGCGTCCTGTCCGATCTGCCGCTTGGGCAGGCCGCTGCCGGCCGAGATCTGCTCCATGAAATAGTCGATCAACTCCGGGATGTCCTCGCGCCGCTCCGACAGCGCGGGCACGCGGATCGGCACCACCGAGAGGCGATGATAGAGGTCCTCGCGGAAATGGCCGGCCGCGATCTCCTCCTCGAGATTGCGTGCGGTCGAGGAGATGATGCGCACGTCGACCTGCACCTTGGCGGTGCCGCCGACGCGCTGGAACGACTGCTCGACCAGGACGCGAAGGATCTTGTTCTGGGTCTCGCGCGGCATGTCCGCGATCTCGTCGATGAACAGCGTGCCGCCATGGGCCTCTTCGAGTGCGCCGGGCTTGCGCGGCTGCTCGCCATTGGACTGCTCGACGCCGAACAATTCGTGCTCCATGCGCTCGGGCGTGATCGCGGCGGCGTTGATGACGACGAAGGGACCATCGGCGCGGCCCGAGGCGGTGTGCAGCGTGCGCGCGGTCAGTTCCTTGCCGGCGCCGGCGGGTCCGACGATCAGGATGCGGCTGTTGGCCTTGGCCGCGCGCTCGATGGTCTGGCGCAGCTGGTTCATGCTCGGCGAGCGGCCGACGAGCTGGC
This is a stretch of genomic DNA from Bradyrhizobium sp. CB2312. It encodes these proteins:
- the hfq gene encoding RNA chaperone Hfq, with translation MAADRAQNLQDTFLNHVRKTKTPLTIFLVNGVKLQGIVTWFDNFCLLLRRDGHSQLVYKHAISTIMPGAPIQLFEGGEDQPA
- a CDS encoding sigma-54 dependent transcriptional regulator — protein: MASEILIVDDEADIRDLVAGILEDEGFVTRTARDSDTALAEIANRRPHLVFLDIWLQGSKLDGLQLLEQVKKDNADLPVVMISGHGNIETAVAAIKRGAYDFIEKPFKADRLILVATRALENSRLKREVKELKQLAPSASQLVGRSPSMNQLRQTIERAAKANSRILIVGPAGAGKELTARTLHTASGRADGPFVVINAAAITPERMEHELFGVEQSNGEQPRKPGALEEAHGGTLFIDEIADMPRETQNKILRVLVEQSFQRVGGTAKVQVDVRIISSTARNLEEEIAAGHFREDLYHRLSVVPIRVPALSERREDIPELIDYFMEQISAGSGLPKRQIGQDAMAVLQSHVWPGNVRQLRNNVERVMILAAGGPEVIITADMLPQDVGSMVPAMPTSNNGEHIMGLPLREAREVFERDYLIAQISRFSGNISRTAEFVGMERSALHRKLKALGVG